The following are from one region of the Flavimobilis soli genome:
- a CDS encoding pyruvate dehydrogenase: protein MAKNKPARPDGTVADHLVAQLIEAGARNIYGIVGDSLNPVVDAVRRARKEGADISWVHVRHEEAAAFAAAAEAEVTGRLAVCAGSCGPGNLHLINGLYDANRSRVPVLAIASHIPSNQIGTQFFQETHPDRLFTECSVYSEMISSAVQAPRVIASAIHHAYGAPGVSVLTLPGDVADLDAVGFVTDVSCRPPRPRHVPDPASVRELADAVNEARKVVIFAGAGVRGAHDDVIALADKIAAPIGHSLRGKEWIQYDNPFDIGMSGLLGYGSCFEATHEADLLILLGTDFPYDQFLPDDVRTAQVDIEPTHLGRRTRLDVAVVGDVGETVRALLPLVDKAKSRRFLDSMRKKHVKAMSGVVGAYKGKSAESLVPVHPEYLADVLDQEAADDAVFTVDTGMCNVWAARYISPNGRRRVIGSFLHGSMANAVPHAIGAAKSSPGRQVVAMAGDGGLAMLLGELVTIKALDLPVKIVLFDNATLGMVRLEMLVEGLPSYGTDSPEVDYAQVADAIGIPAVRVTDPKDVRGALREAFDRPGPALVDVVTDPRALSIPPSITAEQVRGFAVAMSKEVLGGGLGEVVSMARSNLRNVPKP, encoded by the coding sequence GTGGCCAAGAACAAACCCGCACGCCCGGACGGGACGGTCGCCGACCATCTCGTCGCCCAGCTGATCGAGGCTGGCGCCCGCAACATCTACGGGATCGTCGGTGACTCGCTCAACCCTGTCGTCGACGCCGTGCGCCGCGCGCGCAAGGAGGGCGCCGACATCTCGTGGGTGCACGTCAGGCACGAGGAGGCCGCCGCGTTCGCCGCGGCGGCCGAGGCCGAGGTGACGGGCCGGCTCGCCGTGTGCGCGGGCTCGTGCGGGCCCGGCAACCTGCACCTCATCAACGGGCTGTACGACGCCAACCGGTCGCGCGTGCCGGTCCTCGCGATCGCGAGCCACATCCCGAGCAACCAGATCGGCACGCAGTTCTTCCAGGAGACGCACCCCGACCGGCTGTTCACCGAGTGCTCCGTCTACTCGGAGATGATCTCGTCGGCCGTGCAGGCGCCGCGCGTCATCGCGTCCGCGATCCACCATGCCTACGGCGCGCCGGGCGTGTCCGTGCTGACGCTGCCGGGCGACGTCGCGGACCTCGACGCCGTCGGGTTCGTCACCGACGTGTCCTGCCGCCCGCCCAGGCCGCGCCACGTCCCCGACCCCGCCTCGGTGCGCGAGCTCGCCGACGCCGTCAACGAGGCCCGCAAGGTCGTCATCTTCGCGGGGGCCGGGGTGCGCGGCGCGCACGACGACGTCATCGCGCTCGCCGACAAGATCGCCGCGCCCATCGGCCACTCGCTGCGCGGCAAGGAGTGGATCCAGTACGACAACCCGTTCGACATCGGCATGTCCGGTCTGCTCGGCTACGGGTCGTGCTTCGAGGCGACCCACGAGGCCGACCTGCTGATCCTGCTCGGCACCGACTTCCCGTACGACCAGTTCCTGCCCGACGACGTGCGCACCGCCCAGGTCGACATCGAGCCGACGCACCTCGGCCGGCGCACCCGGCTCGACGTGGCCGTCGTCGGCGACGTGGGCGAGACCGTGCGCGCGCTCCTGCCGCTCGTCGACAAGGCGAAGTCGCGGCGCTTCCTCGACTCGATGCGCAAGAAGCACGTCAAGGCGATGAGCGGCGTCGTCGGCGCGTACAAGGGCAAGAGCGCCGAGTCGCTCGTGCCGGTCCACCCCGAGTACCTCGCGGACGTCCTCGACCAGGAGGCGGCGGACGACGCCGTGTTCACCGTCGACACGGGCATGTGCAACGTGTGGGCCGCCCGCTACATCAGCCCGAACGGGCGCAGGCGCGTCATCGGGTCGTTCCTGCACGGCTCGATGGCCAACGCCGTGCCGCACGCGATCGGCGCCGCGAAGTCCTCACCCGGACGGCAGGTCGTCGCGATGGCGGGCGACGGCGGCCTCGCGATGCTCCTCGGCGAGCTCGTCACGATCAAGGCACTCGACCTGCCCGTGAAGATCGTCCTGTTCGACAACGCGACGCTCGGCATGGTGCGCCTCGAGATGCTCGTCGAGGGCCTGCCCTCGTACGGCACGGACTCGCCCGAGGTCGACTACGCGCAGGTCGCGGACGCGATCGGCATCCCGGCTGTCCGCGTCACCGACCCGAAGGACGTGCGCGGAGCGCTGCGTGAGGCGTTCGACCGCCCTGGCCCCGCCCTCGTCGACGTCGTCACCGATCCTCGCGCCCTGTCGATCCCGCCGTCAATCACGGCCGAGCAGGTGCGCGGCTTCGCCGTCGCGATGAGCAAGGAGGTCCTCGGCGGAGGGCTCGGCGAGGTCGTCTCCATGGCGCGGTCGAACCTGCGGAACGTCCCGAAGCCCTGA
- a CDS encoding FtsX-like permease family protein: MTTLELWWFLRGRTADDRDPRRLTTLLAVVAFATATATLLVVAGGYGAFTARVDDPSAGPDTDLYPVLAGIAALLLLVPLATLSGAAARLAVARRDERLATLRLAGATTTQVTTLTTLDATAQALAGAVAGVVGYTVLLPVVSLLRFQDRTFTLGELWVGMPAILAAVAVVVLVALVSALASLRRVLVTPLGVAARTSPPRLRARRGLVLVGALVAMPIAAGASFGSQTVGILVIVGVLMLGFAALGAVGPFALQVVGRITGRWARRVETLLASRRLVDDPRTAWRSVGGVALATFIAGLASLTAMFSPGDEASRWDVVLYADVRTGALLTLGIAGLLAAVSTGVMQAGRAIDQRDATAALVLAGTEQRTLDRARLRETAIPLVASVGLTTVTMLLLMAPLVGFGAYQELPVLIELLAAIAAASLLVMLGAWAASRVARRTS, from the coding sequence GTGACCACGCTCGAGCTCTGGTGGTTCCTCAGAGGCCGCACAGCGGACGACCGCGACCCGAGACGCCTGACGACGCTCCTCGCCGTCGTCGCGTTCGCGACCGCGACCGCAACGCTGCTCGTCGTCGCGGGAGGATACGGCGCCTTCACGGCGCGCGTCGACGACCCGTCGGCCGGGCCCGACACCGACCTCTACCCCGTGCTCGCGGGCATCGCGGCGCTCCTGCTCCTCGTCCCGCTCGCCACGCTGAGCGGCGCGGCAGCCCGCCTCGCTGTCGCGCGGCGCGACGAGCGGCTCGCGACCCTGCGGCTCGCAGGCGCCACGACGACCCAGGTCACGACGCTCACGACGCTCGACGCGACGGCGCAGGCCCTGGCCGGTGCGGTGGCCGGCGTCGTCGGCTACACCGTGCTCCTGCCGGTCGTCTCCCTCCTGCGGTTCCAGGACCGCACGTTCACGCTCGGTGAGCTGTGGGTAGGCATGCCCGCCATCCTCGCGGCTGTCGCCGTCGTCGTGCTCGTCGCGCTGGTCTCGGCGCTCGCGAGCCTGCGACGCGTCCTCGTCACGCCCCTCGGCGTCGCCGCGCGCACGAGCCCTCCACGGCTGCGTGCCCGCCGCGGTCTCGTCCTCGTCGGCGCGCTCGTCGCGATGCCGATCGCCGCAGGTGCGTCGTTCGGGTCCCAGACGGTCGGCATCCTCGTGATCGTCGGCGTGCTCATGCTCGGCTTCGCCGCGCTCGGCGCGGTCGGTCCCTTCGCCCTGCAGGTCGTCGGTCGCATCACCGGACGGTGGGCCCGACGCGTCGAGACGCTCCTCGCGAGCCGCCGCCTCGTCGACGACCCGCGCACCGCCTGGCGGTCCGTCGGCGGTGTCGCCCTCGCGACCTTCATCGCCGGGCTCGCGAGCCTCACCGCGATGTTCAGCCCGGGCGACGAAGCGAGCCGCTGGGACGTCGTGCTCTACGCCGACGTGCGCACCGGCGCACTCCTCACGCTCGGGATCGCAGGCCTGCTCGCCGCCGTCTCGACGGGCGTGATGCAGGCCGGCCGCGCGATCGACCAGCGGGACGCCACGGCGGCGCTCGTCCTCGCGGGCACCGAGCAGCGCACGCTCGACCGCGCGCGCCTGAGGGAGACCGCGATCCCGCTCGTCGCCTCGGTCGGCCTCACGACAGTCACGATGCTGCTCCTCATGGCCCCCCTCGTGGGCTTCGGGGCGTACCAAGAGCTGCCTGTCCTGATCGAGCTGCTCGCGGCGATCGCCGCCGCGTCGCTCCTCGTCATGCTCGGGGCGTGGGCTGCGAGCCGCGTCGCACGCCGCACCTCTTGA
- a CDS encoding TetR/AcrR family transcriptional regulator, which produces MAGRKQRIDPEVRAEEIIAAARALFSEKGIGRTSIKDVAERAGIARGLVYYYFPDKDALVDAVFESYADEFAEAVRQWDAAREVGNIDKALVDCIALFRKHLHSEDPLRDDLQRVENARLYNRFLDHAVRAIVACLKVTTIEAYAARHRIRIEHVPETFYVLIYGLVGLVRNNPDTDDAVLVAIVRQALHMGEEG; this is translated from the coding sequence ATGGCTGGACGCAAGCAGCGCATCGATCCCGAGGTGCGCGCCGAGGAGATCATCGCCGCCGCGCGCGCGCTCTTCTCCGAGAAAGGCATCGGTCGCACGTCCATCAAGGACGTCGCCGAGCGTGCCGGCATCGCCCGCGGCCTCGTCTACTACTACTTCCCGGACAAGGACGCGCTCGTCGACGCCGTCTTCGAGAGCTACGCCGACGAGTTCGCCGAGGCCGTCCGCCAGTGGGACGCCGCCCGCGAGGTCGGCAACATCGACAAGGCCCTCGTCGACTGCATCGCCCTGTTCCGCAAGCACCTCCACTCCGAGGACCCGCTGCGCGACGACCTGCAGCGCGTCGAGAACGCGCGCCTCTACAACCGCTTTCTCGACCACGCCGTCCGCGCGATCGTCGCGTGCCTCAAGGTCACGACGATCGAGGCGTACGCCGCACGGCACCGCATCCGCATCGAGCACGTCCCCGAGACCTTCTACGTGCTCATCTACGGCCTCGTCGGCCTCGTGCGGAACAACCCCGACACCGACGACGCCGTCCTCGTCGCGATCGTCCGCCAGGCCCTGCACATGGGCGAGGAGGGCTGA
- a CDS encoding SDR family oxidoreductase, producing MDDVAAPQLLPSRVTALVTGATGYLGGRLVPQLLAAGHRVKVIARDERRLAEVPWRDDVEVVEGDLSEAEDTARALRPDGAGGDAAGDVDVLFYLVHSMGASGDFETTELDMARSVAREARRAGVRRIVYLGGLHPDGVELSPHMRSRTAVGDALLDSGVPTIVYQAGVVIGSGSASFEMIRHLTENLPVMPAPAWVRNRIEPIAVRDVLHYLVGAVRVPLDVSRRFDLGSREVLSYAGLMYGYMHEAGLPKRRIYSLPTPAPRLAGWWVTLVTPIPHGMAVPLVQSLQHDAVSREHDIDEHVPLPPDGLTPYREAVRLALGKMSRGDVETTWAGASSGVPADPLPSDPAWAGLTVYTDERERTARHVDPADAWRVVEGVGGANGWYSLPVAWAVRGLLDKLVGGVGGRRGRRHPERLVVGDAVDWWRVEALERGHLLRLRAEMRVPGDAWLEMVVEPAEGGGTSYRQRAIYFPRGLRGKAYWWAIWPFHALIFPAMARNLLAAAAASHDDAGQAQTA from the coding sequence ATGGACGACGTCGCAGCCCCGCAGCTCTTGCCCTCGCGCGTGACCGCGCTCGTCACGGGCGCGACCGGCTACCTCGGCGGGCGCCTCGTGCCCCAGCTCCTCGCGGCCGGGCACCGCGTCAAGGTGATCGCGCGCGACGAGCGCAGGCTCGCCGAGGTGCCGTGGCGTGACGACGTCGAGGTCGTCGAGGGGGACCTGAGCGAGGCCGAGGACACCGCGCGCGCCCTGCGGCCCGACGGCGCGGGCGGTGACGCGGCGGGCGACGTCGACGTGCTGTTCTACCTGGTGCACTCGATGGGGGCGAGCGGCGACTTCGAGACGACGGAGCTCGACATGGCACGCTCGGTCGCGCGCGAGGCGCGCCGCGCTGGCGTGCGCCGGATCGTGTACCTCGGTGGCCTGCACCCGGACGGTGTCGAGCTGTCGCCGCACATGCGTTCGCGGACTGCTGTGGGGGACGCGCTGCTCGACTCGGGCGTGCCGACGATCGTCTACCAGGCAGGGGTCGTGATCGGGTCGGGCTCGGCGTCGTTCGAGATGATCCGGCACCTCACGGAGAACCTGCCGGTCATGCCGGCGCCGGCGTGGGTGCGCAACCGCATCGAGCCGATCGCGGTGCGCGACGTGCTGCACTACCTCGTCGGCGCGGTGCGGGTGCCGCTCGACGTGAGTCGCCGCTTCGACCTCGGCTCGCGCGAGGTGCTCTCGTACGCGGGGCTCATGTACGGCTACATGCACGAGGCCGGGCTGCCGAAGCGACGCATCTACTCGCTGCCGACGCCCGCGCCGCGGCTCGCGGGCTGGTGGGTCACGCTCGTGACGCCCATCCCGCACGGCATGGCTGTGCCGCTCGTGCAGTCGCTCCAGCACGACGCCGTCAGCCGCGAGCACGACATCGACGAGCACGTGCCGCTCCCGCCGGACGGTCTGACGCCGTACCGCGAGGCGGTGCGCCTCGCGCTCGGCAAGATGAGCCGCGGCGACGTCGAGACGACGTGGGCGGGGGCGTCGTCGGGCGTGCCTGCGGACCCGCTGCCGAGCGACCCCGCGTGGGCGGGCCTGACCGTCTACACGGACGAGCGGGAGCGGACGGCGCGGCACGTCGACCCTGCGGACGCGTGGCGCGTCGTCGAGGGCGTGGGCGGCGCGAACGGCTGGTACTCGTTGCCCGTCGCGTGGGCGGTGCGCGGGCTGCTCGACAAGCTCGTCGGTGGCGTGGGCGGCCGGAGGGGCCGCCGCCACCCGGAGCGGCTCGTCGTCGGTGACGCGGTCGACTGGTGGCGGGTCGAGGCGCTCGAGCGCGGCCACCTGCTGCGGCTGCGCGCGGAGATGCGCGTGCCGGGCGACGCGTGGCTCGAGATGGTCGTCGAGCCGGCCGAGGGCGGCGGCACGAGCTACCGGCAGCGGGCGATCTACTTCCCGCGCGGCCTGCGGGGCAAGGCGTACTGGTGGGCGATCTGGCCCTTCCACGCGCTCATCTTCCCCGCGATGGCGCGCAACCTGCTCGCCGCGGCTGCGGCGAGCCACGACGACGCGGGGCAGGCGCAGACGGCGTGA
- a CDS encoding ABC transporter ATP-binding protein, translating into MEAHHTDRLVARDLTQVYGDGPFATRALDGVGLIVEPGESVAIMGPSGSGKTTLLHVLAGILTPTSGSVGWRGADLATLPDTDRTRLRRTDFGFVFQSGRLLPELPAVENAALPLMLAGVPRASAVAIARAELGRLGLGGLEERRPGELSGGQAQRVAIARALVGHPGVIFADEPTGALDQTTGQEVLSVLTAAAAANGASLVIVTHDAGVARHCTRTVTMRDGRIVREHVAAPRTVPGGAL; encoded by the coding sequence ATGGAAGCTCACCACACCGACCGTCTCGTCGCCCGCGACCTCACCCAGGTCTACGGTGACGGCCCCTTCGCCACCCGTGCCCTGGACGGGGTCGGTCTCATCGTGGAGCCCGGCGAGTCGGTCGCCATCATGGGCCCGTCCGGGTCCGGCAAGACGACGCTGCTGCACGTCCTCGCGGGGATCCTCACCCCGACCTCAGGGTCCGTCGGCTGGCGTGGTGCCGACCTCGCGACGTTGCCCGACACCGACCGCACCCGGCTGCGACGCACCGACTTCGGTTTCGTCTTCCAGTCAGGGAGGCTCCTGCCCGAGCTGCCCGCCGTCGAGAACGCCGCACTGCCGCTGATGCTCGCGGGCGTCCCGCGCGCGAGCGCGGTCGCGATCGCGCGGGCCGAGCTGGGCAGGCTGGGCCTCGGCGGGCTCGAGGAACGCCGTCCGGGCGAGCTCTCAGGCGGCCAGGCGCAGCGCGTCGCGATCGCCCGCGCGCTCGTCGGGCACCCCGGCGTCATCTTCGCGGACGAGCCCACCGGCGCTCTCGACCAGACGACGGGGCAGGAGGTCCTCAGCGTCCTCACCGCGGCAGCCGCAGCCAACGGTGCGTCGCTCGTCATCGTCACGCACGACGCGGGAGTTGCCCGCCACTGCACCCGCACCGTGACGATGCGCGACGGCCGGATCGTCCGCGAGCACGTCGCCGCCCCTCGCACCGTGCCGGGCGGTGCCCTGTGA
- a CDS encoding DivIVA domain-containing protein: MLSSADVRSARFTATKFREGYEIPEVDQVLDAAADTLAHLERGQTVKADGSPLLTPNDLLAARFTTTRLREGYDVVEVDDLLDEIISTLNTYIARAQRGEPLTPVSAHEADEPQAAVVDAAPAAEVSVPSLATPAGVEDLGGPAAGPAAPVVEASDAVEPAPADAAPAEPAPADPELAATSVPDATPASPAEAAAPLAAAAAPAAVATPEPADAAPVETATDDAARAEEPASAASEPAPSEPVAESPSEPVVEPEGSADPLPWVSSLAETAARHSDAFVPQWAPTGVQPEPQAAPVDETPAPVTPVEEEAPAFAPTPAETPENTAPAVELPAWATSAPAAPEEPAPDAPAPVADDAADAAAPVTVDATDAPAPETTDDVAPAAEASAPQGAAPDATEAVTPVWSAPASQPWTPPVSSEWTATSPDLPAPPPIAADAFGVEEEAWAPVTAFEPVASAERAPGEPAPVEQSQPEAQAEQEAAPVEPEASAPAAAEPAPIEAEPIAPAAPAEPATWAPVTAEAQPEPAEAQQEPAATRLAKSTIESATAAAPAVEGLDSQAFLRQLTYARATSVGEAKEKLTFLLPDGTEVQAVRVTKSATGLVVGLG; the protein is encoded by the coding sequence ATGCTGTCTTCCGCCGACGTCCGCAGCGCACGGTTCACCGCGACCAAGTTCCGCGAGGGCTACGAGATCCCCGAGGTCGACCAGGTCCTCGACGCGGCAGCCGACACGCTTGCCCACCTCGAGCGCGGGCAGACCGTCAAGGCTGACGGCTCGCCCCTGCTGACGCCCAACGACCTGCTCGCCGCGCGCTTCACGACGACGCGCCTGCGCGAGGGGTACGACGTCGTGGAGGTCGACGACCTGCTCGACGAGATCATCTCGACGCTCAACACGTACATCGCGCGCGCCCAGCGCGGCGAGCCGCTCACGCCCGTGAGCGCGCACGAGGCCGACGAGCCGCAGGCCGCCGTGGTCGACGCCGCGCCCGCAGCCGAGGTGTCCGTGCCGTCCCTCGCGACGCCTGCCGGCGTCGAGGACCTCGGCGGCCCTGCCGCCGGTCCCGCAGCCCCCGTCGTGGAGGCTTCCGACGCCGTCGAGCCGGCACCCGCCGACGCCGCTCCCGCCGAGCCCGCGCCCGCCGATCCCGAGCTCGCAGCGACCTCCGTCCCCGACGCGACGCCTGCCTCGCCCGCCGAGGCCGCCGCCCCGCTCGCCGCCGCTGCGGCGCCTGCTGCCGTCGCGACGCCCGAGCCTGCCGACGCCGCTCCGGTTGAGACCGCCACTGACGACGCCGCGCGCGCCGAGGAGCCCGCGTCCGCGGCCTCCGAGCCGGCGCCGTCCGAGCCCGTCGCGGAGAGCCCGTCCGAGCCCGTCGTCGAGCCGGAGGGCTCCGCCGACCCCCTGCCGTGGGTGAGCTCGCTCGCCGAGACGGCCGCCCGCCACAGCGACGCCTTCGTGCCGCAGTGGGCGCCGACCGGCGTGCAGCCCGAGCCCCAGGCCGCTCCCGTCGACGAGACCCCCGCACCTGTGACCCCCGTCGAGGAGGAGGCGCCCGCGTTCGCGCCGACGCCCGCCGAGACGCCCGAGAACACCGCTCCCGCCGTCGAGCTGCCTGCCTGGGCGACCTCCGCGCCCGCTGCGCCCGAGGAGCCCGCTCCCGACGCCCCCGCACCTGTCGCCGACGACGCTGCGGACGCAGCCGCTCCGGTCACCGTCGACGCTACGGACGCCCCTGCGCCCGAGACGACCGACGACGTCGCACCCGCGGCCGAGGCTTCCGCCCCGCAGGGCGCGGCCCCCGACGCCACCGAGGCCGTGACGCCCGTGTGGTCGGCCCCCGCCTCGCAGCCGTGGACGCCGCCCGTGTCGTCCGAGTGGACCGCGACGTCGCCCGACCTCCCCGCTCCGCCGCCGATCGCCGCCGACGCCTTCGGCGTCGAGGAGGAGGCTTGGGCGCCCGTCACCGCCTTCGAGCCCGTCGCGAGCGCGGAGCGCGCTCCCGGCGAGCCCGCTCCGGTCGAGCAGTCCCAGCCCGAGGCGCAGGCTGAGCAGGAAGCCGCCCCGGTCGAGCCCGAGGCGTCCGCGCCCGCTGCCGCTGAGCCCGCGCCGATCGAGGCCGAGCCCATCGCACCTGCGGCCCCGGCCGAGCCCGCCACCTGGGCCCCGGTGACCGCGGAAGCCCAGCCGGAGCCCGCCGAGGCCCAACAGGAGCCCGCCGCCACTCGCCTCGCGAAGTCCACGATCGAGAGCGCGACCGCGGCCGCTCCCGCCGTCGAGGGCCTCGACTCTCAGGCGTTCCTGCGCCAGCTCACCTACGCGCGCGCCACCTCGGTCGGCGAGGCGAAGGAGAAGCTGACGTTCCTCCTCCCTGACGGCACCGAGGTCCAGGCGGTCCGCGTCACCAAGTCCGCCACCGGCCTCGTCGTCGGGCTCGGCTGA
- a CDS encoding DUF5692 family protein, which translates to MTVFLFDSIPWYSALMWFVVLGALIGLNELVRWSKKAAIALFIVLPIILTIFVWPHTASAGSSTGTWFHWVKVYSALAGCIGFMLIRYNPRIAAMKYALWFPPAILALNIAEAVIRDFQVSGMHGMVDGVFMVGGSWNVMNGIAGILNLVTICGWAGIFITRDRFQDMVWPDMMWFWVIAYDLWNFAYVYNCVGDHAFYAGAALLISCTIPAFFLRKGAWLQHRAHTLAFWMMFTMAVPSFVSDSKFAVDASHNTTALFLVSLLSLLANIAVVVYQVRVIVTKKRNPLRDELFVEQASYQQLAAERPATAGEARTSEAAAAV; encoded by the coding sequence ATGACGGTGTTCCTCTTCGACTCGATCCCCTGGTACTCGGCCCTCATGTGGTTCGTCGTGCTCGGGGCGCTCATCGGCCTCAACGAGCTCGTCCGCTGGTCCAAGAAGGCCGCGATCGCGCTCTTCATCGTGCTGCCGATCATCCTGACGATCTTCGTCTGGCCCCACACGGCCAGCGCAGGTTCTTCGACCGGCACGTGGTTCCACTGGGTCAAGGTGTACTCGGCGCTCGCCGGGTGCATCGGGTTCATGCTCATTCGCTACAACCCGCGCATCGCCGCGATGAAGTACGCGCTGTGGTTCCCGCCCGCGATCCTCGCGCTCAACATCGCCGAGGCCGTCATCCGCGACTTCCAGGTCTCCGGCATGCACGGCATGGTTGACGGCGTGTTCATGGTCGGCGGCTCGTGGAACGTCATGAACGGCATCGCCGGCATCCTGAACCTCGTGACGATCTGCGGCTGGGCCGGGATCTTCATCACGCGGGACCGCTTCCAGGACATGGTGTGGCCCGACATGATGTGGTTCTGGGTCATCGCGTACGACCTGTGGAACTTCGCGTACGTGTACAACTGCGTGGGCGACCACGCGTTCTACGCGGGCGCCGCGCTGCTCATCTCGTGCACCATCCCGGCGTTCTTCCTGCGCAAGGGCGCTTGGCTGCAGCACCGCGCGCACACCCTCGCGTTCTGGATGATGTTCACCATGGCGGTCCCGTCGTTCGTGAGCGACTCCAAGTTCGCCGTGGATGCGTCGCACAACACCACTGCGCTGTTCCTCGTGAGCCTCCTGTCGCTCCTCGCGAACATCGCCGTCGTCGTCTACCAGGTGCGCGTGATCGTCACGAAGAAGCGCAACCCGCTGCGCGACGAGCTCTTCGTCGAGCAGGCGTCCTACCAGCAGCTCGCCGCCGAGCGTCCCGCGACCGCTGGCGAGGCGCGTACATCCGAGGCGGCTGCGGCCGTCTGA
- a CDS encoding NfeD family protein, producing MTIFIAIGGIGLVLLAASMLIGEAFEVGDGVLSGTGLGVGAVVFGAVGVITTANNLPSAVTYVGSAIAGVLAVVVVQVLVKRLQSTEDGLPVSLVGTTGVAKTDITPERGEVFLDAAQELERRMAWSRSPIPEGSRIVVVQQQGSRVEVTLDTPATEA from the coding sequence GTGACGATCTTCATCGCCATCGGCGGCATCGGGCTCGTGCTCCTCGCCGCCTCCATGCTCATCGGCGAGGCGTTCGAGGTCGGGGACGGCGTCCTGTCCGGTACGGGCCTCGGCGTGGGCGCCGTCGTTTTCGGTGCGGTCGGCGTCATCACCACTGCCAACAACCTCCCGAGTGCTGTCACCTACGTGGGTTCCGCGATCGCGGGCGTGCTCGCCGTCGTCGTCGTGCAGGTCCTCGTCAAGAGGCTGCAGAGCACCGAGGACGGCCTGCCCGTCTCGCTCGTCGGCACGACCGGCGTCGCCAAGACCGACATCACCCCCGAGCGCGGCGAGGTGTTCCTCGACGCCGCGCAGGAGCTCGAGCGCCGCATGGCATGGTCCCGCAGCCCGATCCCCGAGGGCTCACGCATCGTCGTCGTCCAGCAGCAGGGCTCGCGCGTCGAGGTCACCCTCGACACCCCCGCCACCGAGGCCTGA
- a CDS encoding flotillin family protein — translation MNDPNFWTVIGVGALAIAFFAIVAFVANRIRRVPPNEALIIVGRGAGKRAAEAVGGQRVVVGGRVFVWPILQQGFAISLEQRQIGITVEGVDKNRIKIAIKASINFKVRGDEDGVRRAAQRFLSQQGALTEIIKESLEGSLRSIVGDMTIEQIISDRKGLSDRVVDSTKTDLSEQGLQVDLLNISDISTPGSDYLANLGRAENARARQVAEVSEAEAQRVAEFAVIEAAEQIAERQKALDLKRAAIKAQTDRANAEAEAAGQLARAEQDRLVAAQQREALAEQAKVTEEELDISVRKPAEADAYAAVQRANAERDAANAATEADAFKRTTIAQANKTAAIQDAEAAAESVRRAGEAERDRQVALAAGIRAEGEARAAATEAEGRAEAAATDAKAEALKKYGEAALAQELISRLPEIVRAAAEPLASIDNMTVVSTDGASQLTKSVSSVLGEGQEIIKSLLGIDLSQFVQGISATSGTRPEPSSTTTAS, via the coding sequence ATGAACGACCCGAACTTCTGGACAGTCATCGGCGTCGGAGCGCTCGCGATCGCGTTCTTCGCGATCGTCGCCTTCGTCGCCAACCGCATCCGCCGCGTCCCGCCGAACGAGGCGCTCATCATCGTCGGCCGTGGCGCCGGCAAGCGCGCCGCCGAAGCCGTCGGTGGGCAGCGCGTCGTCGTCGGCGGCCGCGTGTTCGTCTGGCCGATCCTCCAGCAGGGCTTCGCGATCTCGCTCGAGCAGCGCCAGATCGGCATCACCGTCGAGGGCGTCGACAAGAACCGCATCAAGATCGCCATCAAGGCGTCCATCAACTTCAAGGTCCGCGGCGACGAGGACGGCGTGCGCCGTGCCGCGCAGCGCTTCCTGTCCCAGCAGGGCGCGCTCACCGAGATCATCAAGGAGTCCCTCGAGGGCTCGCTGCGCTCCATCGTCGGCGACATGACGATCGAGCAGATCATCTCCGACCGCAAGGGCCTGTCCGACCGTGTCGTCGACTCGACCAAGACCGACCTCTCCGAGCAGGGCCTCCAGGTCGACCTGCTCAACATCTCCGACATCTCGACCCCCGGGTCGGACTACCTCGCCAACCTCGGCCGCGCCGAGAACGCCCGCGCCCGCCAGGTCGCCGAGGTCTCCGAGGCCGAGGCGCAGCGTGTCGCCGAGTTCGCCGTCATCGAGGCGGCCGAGCAGATCGCCGAGCGTCAGAAGGCGCTCGACCTCAAGCGCGCCGCGATCAAGGCGCAGACCGACCGCGCCAACGCCGAGGCGGAGGCCGCTGGCCAGCTCGCGCGCGCCGAGCAGGACCGCCTCGTCGCGGCCCAGCAGCGCGAGGCCCTCGCCGAGCAGGCGAAGGTGACGGAGGAGGAGCTCGACATCTCCGTCCGCAAGCCCGCCGAGGCCGACGCGTACGCCGCAGTCCAGCGCGCCAACGCCGAGCGTGACGCCGCGAACGCCGCGACCGAGGCCGACGCGTTCAAGCGCACGACCATCGCCCAGGCGAACAAGACCGCAGCGATCCAGGACGCCGAGGCTGCCGCCGAGTCCGTCCGTCGCGCCGGTGAGGCCGAGCGTGACCGCCAGGTCGCCCTCGCCGCCGGTATCCGCGCCGAGGGTGAGGCCCGCGCCGCCGCGACCGAGGCGGAGGGCCGCGCAGAGGCCGCCGCGACGGACGCCAAGGCCGAGGCGCTCAAGAAGTACGGCGAGGCCGCGCTCGCGCAGGAGCTCATCTCGCGCCTGCCCGAGATCGTCCGCGCCGCCGCCGAACCGCTCGCGTCGATCGACAACATGACCGTCGTCTCGACGGACGGCGCGTCCCAGCTGACGAAGTCCGTCAGCTCGGTCCTGGGCGAGGGGCAGGAGATCATCAAGTCCCTCCTGGGGATCGACCTGTCCCAGTTCGTCCAAGGCATCTCGGCCACCTCGGGCACACGCCCCGAGCCGAGCAGCACCACCACCGCGTCCTGA